Below is a window of Hydrogenimonas sp. DNA.
TTGAAACCGAGCGCGGCTATCATGAATGCGAGGCCGACAAAGAGTATTGTGAGATTGCTGTATCCGCCGGCTGCAAGTACCTCTTCTATTTTGTATATCTCGACACTTCCGGTAAGGGCGTAGAATATCATCGCTCCCATCGCGTAGAAGCCAGCAGCCAAAGCGCCCATTATGAAATATTTGATGGCCGCTTCGAACGATTTGTCCCTATTGTGCATGGCGATTAGAGTATAAAGCGCCAGGCTTGCCGTTTCGAGGCCGACAAATATGAGTATCAGGTTGTCGCTTGCAACCATGAACTGGAAACCGGCTACCATGAAGAGGAAGAGCGCGAAAAACTCCGGATAACTGAACTCATGGAACCTCTTGGATGTCAGTGCCAGAGGAATGAAGAGCATAGATGCCGCCAGTATGATAACCTGCGACAGTATTGCTATGCCGTCGATGAGCATCACGTCGAAGAAGCCGCGCTCTCCGGCCTGAAGGCCGAATACGGTTCCAAGGTCGACGAACAGAACCAGCACACTGAGCATTACGTAGAGTGTCTTATCGAGATCCTTCTTGACCAGATCAATTATCAATATGCCCAGGCCGCCGCAGATCGCGACGAGCATCGGAGCAAGAGTACCTAGATTCAGCGACTCAAGGCTGACTGAAATTGGCTCTAACATTATTCCGCCTCCCTTTCGATTACGACCGGTTTTATCACCTCTTTCGCCTCGTCGGTTATCGATTTTTTATGCATGAAAGAGACAAGTGATTCGACACTTGTATTGATCGGTCCGAGTACCGGCTTTGGATATACACCAAGCCATACGGTTACCAGGACAAGCGACCAAAGAGCCATGCTCTCCTTTCCGTCGAGATCTTTCAGCCCCTTGTTCTTTTCATGAACCACATCGCCGAAGAAAGATTTTCTGTATAGACTGAGCATATAGACTGCACCGAGTATAATGCTCGTACCGGCAAGAATCGTCATGATCGGAGAGACCTTGTAGAATCCGGCGAGACTGAGAAATTCGCCTACGAAACTCATGGTCAGAGGCAGTCCGACCGATGCCATAACCATTATTCCCATTATTGTCGCATATCGGGGCATGACTTTGGCAAGTCCGCCGAATTCACTCATAAGTTTTGTGTGTCGCCGGTCATAAATGACACCCACCAGCATAAAGAGTGCGCCGCTGACAATACCGTGGCTTAGCATGAAGAAGACCGAACCGGATATTCCTTCCGGATTCATAGCGAAAGTTCCCAGGACTATTACACCCATATGTGAGATAGAGCTGTAGGCTACGACCTGCTTCATATCCTCCTGCGCATAGGCTACCATAGCGGTATAGATGATCATAATGAGTGAGAGTATGGCTACAGGCGTTATCATGTAGACCGATGCGTCAGGAAACATCGGAAGGGGCAGCCTGACCAGACCGTATGTACCCATTTTGAGCAGTACGGCGGCAAGTATGACCGAACCGATGGTAGGGGCCTGACCGTGCGCATAAGGAAGCCATGTATGGAACGGGAACATCGGAACCTTGATGGCCAATCCGATGAAAAACGCGACAAAAAGCCAAATCTGATAGTTGAGAGGCAGTACAAGCCTGTGCCACTCGGTGATAGAGAAACTCCATACTCCCGTTGCCTGGTAGTAGAGATAGGCCATGACAAGCATACCCACCAGCATTATAAGCGAACCTGCAAAGGTGTAGAGGAAGAACTTGACAGCGGCGTATATCCTGAGGTTTCCTCCCCAAGCACCGATTATATAGAGCATAGGTACGAGAGAGAGCTCCCAGAAAACATAGAAGAGTATGGCATCGAGCGATACGAAAACTCCCACCATTGTCATCTCAAGGAAGAGAAGCGATATGATCATATTCTTTATATCCCTCTTCTCACTCAATGCAATCAATCCGACAAGTGTAATAAATGTGGAGAGAACCACAATGAAAAGCGAGATTCCGTCCACCCCAAGATAGTAACTGATTCCAAAGCTGGGAATCAGGGGGGCCATCTCCACAAACTGCATTCCGGGGTAGCTGCCGTCGAAGCTGAACCAGAGCCACAGCGAGAGCAGGAATTCGATCACAGCTACCGATATTCCGTAAACCCTGATCGACTCTTTAGAGACGACGAATCCAAGCAGTGCCGCTACTGCCGGAAAGAAAACCAAAACTGACAAAATGTGATCCATACCTACTCCTTACCGCATCGGGCTATAGAAAATGGCTGCAACAAGCAGGACGAGAAGACCCACACCCATCCAGCGCAGCATATTCGAGAGGTTACCGCTTTGAACAACACGCGATACCATACCCGATTTATAGATCGTTCCGGCGATGAAGTCGACTGTGGCGTCCACCACCTTCAGATCCAGATCTTTCCAGAAGATCTTCGACAACTCCGCATATGGTTTGCAGATATAGTCGTTGTAGATCTTCGGTATATAATACTGGTTGAAGAGAAGTTTATATATAAACGTCTCTTCGAGTCTCTTGCTGAAACCGCCTCGACTGTAGACTACGACGGCGACGACGATTCCTGTTACTGCTACACCCAGTGCGAGTGCGACCAGTATCCAGAACACCCCGGTCGAAACATGATACTCCTCTATAGGAAGAATATACGAGACCATATGTACGAAGTCATGCTCTGCAAATCCGGCGACAACCGAAAGTACTGCAAGCGGAGCCATCGCCCACAGCATAAACTTGTAGGCTTCATGCGGATGGTAACCGAATATCTTGTAGCGCTCCTCGCCGAAGAATACGAGCATGATGAGTCTGAAGCTGTAGAATGCGGTCAGACCGGCGGTGACCCACAATACTGTCCAGAGTACATAGTGGTCGGTAGCGAACGCCGCTTCGAGAATCTTGTCTTTCGAGAAGAAGCCGGCAAACGGGTAGATACCTGCAAGAGCCAGAGAAGCGATTGTCATCAATATCATCGTCCACTTCATCTTTTTTGCCAGTCCGCCCATTTTGAAGATATCGAGTTCATCATCCATTGCGTGCATTACATTACCGGCTCCCAGGAAGAGAAGGGCTTTGAAAAAGGCGTGCGTCATCAGGTGAAAGAGCGCTATCCAGTATGCGCCGAGTCCCGCCGCGACAAACATGTAGCCTAGCTGCGATAGGGTAGAATATGCGATGATTCTTTTCAAGTCACGGTTAACCAGGGCCATAGAGGCCGCGAAGATGGCCACGAATGCTCCGAGGCTTGCGACGAACAGACTCACTTCCGGCACTTCGCCGTAGAGAGGGTTGGCCCTTATGACAAGATAGACACCGGCTGTAACCATTGTTGCCGCGTGGATCAAAGCCGAAACAGGAGTTGGGCCTTCCATCGCGTCGGCAAGCCAGGTGTGAAGCGGGAACTGGGCCGATTTACCCATCGCTCCTATGAAGAGGAACGCCGTTACCATCATCAGGACCGTGTTCTCCATATCTCCCGCCTGTGCGAATACGACATCGTACTGCAGACTTCCGAAGTTCCAGTAGACCAGGAAAATCCCGATAAGCATTCCGAGGTCGGCGATACGGTTCATAATGAACGCTTCGCTGGCTGCCCAGCTCGCACTTTCGCGCTCGTACCAGAATCCGATGAGAGCCCATGAGCAGAGTCCGACACCCTCCCAACCTATGAACAGACCGGCGAAGTTGTCGCTCATTACAAGTACCATCATCGAAAACACGAATGCCGATAGCCATGCGAAGAAACGGTTGAACGATCTATCGTGGTCCATATAGCCTATCGAGTATATATGCACGATCGTAGAAACGGTAGTAACTACGAACATCATCGTCGCAGAGACCTGGTCAACCACAAAACCGAAAGGAATAGTCAATCCTCCTGCATGTATCCAGTCCATCATCTTGACGTGAACGACTTCACCGTGGGCAACGTGGGCAAGAAGCACCACGGAACTTATCCATGAGACAAACAGCAGTGTCGAAGTCGCAATTCCTGTAACTAGATTCTTAGGCTTGTCCGCAAACATCGCAGCAAAGAGCGATCCGACAAGCGGTGCGAACAGTGCCGTATAGAGATATGCTTCCATGTGTTTCCTTTACCCGTGCATCGACTGCATTGAATCTACATCAAGCGTACCGCGCCGCTTGTGCCATACAATAAATAGACCTAGACCGACCGCAACTTCGCTGGCCGCGATAGCTACGATGAAAAACGCGAACATCTGCCCGGTCAGATCCCCGTAAAACTTGGAGACTGCAGCGAAGCCAATATTGGCCGCATTTAGCAGTATCTCCGTGGAAAACAGGAGCATAAGCAGATTTTTTCTGCGATAGACTCCGACCAGCCCGATACAGAAAAGAATGGCTGAAAGGATCAGATAGTGGCTGAGCGTTATCATTTTGAACCCTTGTTTTGAAATTCTTCTTCACCGTCTACTTTGAGCGTGAGACTCTCGTCCATTTTTTTACCGGCAAGGATTATGCCGGCAATCATCGCTACGAGAAGCATAACAGCCGCAAGCTCAAAAGGTACCAGATACTTTGTAAAGAGAACGATACCGACCGCCTGGGGATTCTCTACACCTTCCACGACAGGATAGAGGGCCTGTATATGGTCTGAAGCTATCGGTGCGGCAAGTGCTATTACCAGAATCAGAGCACTCATTCCGCTTAGCAGAAAGACCAGTTTCGGTGCTCTTACATTCTCGTGCACCATGCGTGTGGTGTTGAAAAACATCATACCGAACGCATATATCGCCATAACGGCGCCGGTATAGACAATTATCTGAACCACTCCGAGGAAATCAGCTCCCAGTAGAAAGAAGAATCCCGAAATCATTATCATTCCGGCCGCCAGGGCGCTCATAGCGTAAAGGGCGTTGCTGCTCATCACCGTTATCGCAAACATAGCGATGGTTACTGCACTGAATAGGTAAAATGCTACTGCTTCAAACATGCTCGATCCTTAATACGCCAAAGGCGTTTTCTTTATACGCTCATCCGCATTCGGGCTCACGGCGCCGAATCCGGGGAACTCTTCCTGTTTGCCCTCTTTCAGGAAATCGAGAGGGGTAAGAATATCGTCTCTGAGCACAAAGTGCGCCCTCTGCTCACTCGCGTTCTCATACCTTCCGCCGTGAACAATGGCCAGCTCCGGGCATACCTCCGCACAATAGCCGCAAAAGATGCACCTGCCGAGGTTGATAGTATACTCCGTTACCTCTTTCCTCTGGTTTTCGTCATACCTGGTATCCATCCTGATACAGTTGGCGATACAGATCTTTTCACAAAGTCCGCATCCGATACATCTTTCATTTCCGCTTTCAAGCAATCTGTAGAGCTTATGAACCGCTCTGTAACGTGGTGATATGGGAAGCTTCTCTTTCGGATACTGGACCGTGTGGATATTGAACCGGACCATCTCCCTGAATACAACCCAAAGGCCGACGAAAAGCTCACCTTTGAAAGTCCTCTTTACGACCTGTTTGAACTTCTCGATCGGGGCCGTCGGCGGTTTGTCTACCGGGATAAACTTGTATGTTTGTGCCACATTTCTATCTTTGAACTGTTCTAGACTCATTCTCTCCCCCTTAAATCATCAGCACTAGGCCGGTAATGACTACGTTTACGACGGCAAGCGGAAGCAGGACCTTCCAACAGAGCCACATGAGCTGGTCGGGCCTGACGTGAGGCCATGCGGCACGAGTCCACAGGAAGAAGAAGAATAGGAAACTCACCTTTAGAATGATCGCGAGCGCCCCCGGGATGAATCCCCAGTCGTTGAATCCTCCGAGGAATATGAGACTCGCCAGGAAGGCAAGTGTAATCATATTCGTATACTCCCCTATGAAGAACATTCCCCATCGCATACCCGAATATTCGGTAGCGTAACCGGAAACGATTTCTGCTTCATGCTCCAGCAGGTCGAAAGGGGTCCTGTTGGTTTCCGCGAAGCCCGCTATCAGGAAGAGGACGAAAGCCACCGGCTGGCTCCATACTATCCAGTCTCCGAATCCTCCGCTCTGATAGTTGTTTATATCTATCAGAGAGAGCGAGCCCACCATCATCAACGGAGCCATGATACTAAGACCGGTTACCACCTCGTAGCTAAGCAGCTGTATGACTGTACGTGCGGCTCCCAGCAGTCCCCACTTGTTCGAGCTGGCCATACCTGCCAGCAGAGGTGCATACAGCCCGCTCGCCATAACGCCTAGCACGAAGAGCACCCCGACGTTGACGTCTGAGATTATAGGATGTACCGTAACGCCGAATATCTCGAATTCGGGCAGCAGCGGTACCGCGGCAAGCGCAATGAACGCGGTTGCGGCACCTATTATGGGTGCTATCATAAAAATAGGTCTTACGGAGTTCTGGGGTACGATATCCTCTTTGCTAAAAAGCTTAATACCGTCCGCAAGAACCTGAAGAAGGCCGTATGGGCCGACATGCATAGGACCGAGTCGTCTCTGCATAAATGCCAAAATTTTACGCTCCAGGTAGGTTCCGAAACCTGCCAGAGCGGAAAAGAGACCAAGGACCACAAGGATTTTCACTATCGTGGAGATCACAAATTCAGTTACTGTCATGGCTCACACCTTTTCTATCGTTACATTTTGGAATCTGCCGGATGCAAAAAGCCTTTCGGCATCAATCTCCGGATCGAAGTCGGGTATAAAGACTATATCGCCGCCTATGAACTTGTCGATCTCTACAGCAAGCTCTACGCTTCCTTCCGAGAGAAGCACTCTCAGCTTCTCACCATCGGATACGCCCAGACTCTCCGCCCTCTCCGGTGAGA
It encodes the following:
- a CDS encoding NADH-ubiquinone oxidoreductase chain H; the encoded protein is MTVTEFVISTIVKILVVLGLFSALAGFGTYLERKILAFMQRRLGPMHVGPYGLLQVLADGIKLFSKEDIVPQNSVRPIFMIAPIIGAATAFIALAAVPLLPEFEIFGVTVHPIISDVNVGVLFVLGVMASGLYAPLLAGMASSNKWGLLGAARTVIQLLSYEVVTGLSIMAPLMMVGSLSLIDINNYQSGGFGDWIVWSQPVAFVLFLIAGFAETNRTPFDLLEHEAEIVSGYATEYSGMRWGMFFIGEYTNMITLAFLASLIFLGGFNDWGFIPGALAIILKVSFLFFFFLWTRAAWPHVRPDQLMWLCWKVLLPLAVVNVVITGLVLMI
- a CDS encoding NADH-ubiquinone oxidoreductase chain M, which encodes MDHILSVLVFFPAVAALLGFVVSKESIRVYGISVAVIEFLLSLWLWFSFDGSYPGMQFVEMAPLIPSFGISYYLGVDGISLFIVVLSTFITLVGLIALSEKRDIKNMIISLLFLEMTMVGVFVSLDAILFYVFWELSLVPMLYIIGAWGGNLRIYAAVKFFLYTFAGSLIMLVGMLVMAYLYYQATGVWSFSITEWHRLVLPLNYQIWLFVAFFIGLAIKVPMFPFHTWLPYAHGQAPTIGSVILAAVLLKMGTYGLVRLPLPMFPDASVYMITPVAILSLIMIIYTAMVAYAQEDMKQVVAYSSISHMGVIVLGTFAMNPEGISGSVFFMLSHGIVSGALFMLVGVIYDRRHTKLMSEFGGLAKVMPRYATIMGIMVMASVGLPLTMSFVGEFLSLAGFYKVSPIMTILAGTSIILGAVYMLSLYRKSFFGDVVHEKNKGLKDLDGKESMALWSLVLVTVWLGVYPKPVLGPINTSVESLVSFMHKKSITDEAKEVIKPVVIEREAE
- a CDS encoding NADH-ubiquinone oxidoreductase chain L, which translates into the protein MEAYLYTALFAPLVGSLFAAMFADKPKNLVTGIATSTLLFVSWISSVVLLAHVAHGEVVHVKMMDWIHAGGLTIPFGFVVDQVSATMMFVVTTVSTIVHIYSIGYMDHDRSFNRFFAWLSAFVFSMMVLVMSDNFAGLFIGWEGVGLCSWALIGFWYERESASWAASEAFIMNRIADLGMLIGIFLVYWNFGSLQYDVVFAQAGDMENTVLMMVTAFLFIGAMGKSAQFPLHTWLADAMEGPTPVSALIHAATMVTAGVYLVIRANPLYGEVPEVSLFVASLGAFVAIFAASMALVNRDLKRIIAYSTLSQLGYMFVAAGLGAYWIALFHLMTHAFFKALLFLGAGNVMHAMDDELDIFKMGGLAKKMKWTMILMTIASLALAGIYPFAGFFSKDKILEAAFATDHYVLWTVLWVTAGLTAFYSFRLIMLVFFGEERYKIFGYHPHEAYKFMLWAMAPLAVLSVVAGFAEHDFVHMVSYILPIEEYHVSTGVFWILVALALGVAVTGIVVAVVVYSRGGFSKRLEETFIYKLLFNQYYIPKIYNDYICKPYAELSKIFWKDLDLKVVDATVDFIAGTIYKSGMVSRVVQSGNLSNMLRWMGVGLLVLLVAAIFYSPMR
- a CDS encoding NADH-ubiquinone oxidoreductase chain J, which translates into the protein MFEAVAFYLFSAVTIAMFAITVMSSNALYAMSALAAGMIMISGFFFLLGADFLGVVQIIVYTGAVMAIYAFGMMFFNTTRMVHENVRAPKLVFLLSGMSALILVIALAAPIASDHIQALYPVVEGVENPQAVGIVLFTKYLVPFELAAVMLLVAMIAGIILAGKKMDESLTLKVDGEEEFQNKGSK
- a CDS encoding NADH-ubiquinone oxidoreductase chain I codes for the protein MSLEQFKDRNVAQTYKFIPVDKPPTAPIEKFKQVVKRTFKGELFVGLWVVFREMVRFNIHTVQYPKEKLPISPRYRAVHKLYRLLESGNERCIGCGLCEKICIANCIRMDTRYDENQRKEVTEYTINLGRCIFCGYCAEVCPELAIVHGGRYENASEQRAHFVLRDDILTPLDFLKEGKQEEFPGFGAVSPNADERIKKTPLAY
- a CDS encoding NADH-ubiquinone oxidoreductase chain K produces the protein MITLSHYLILSAILFCIGLVGVYRRKNLLMLLFSTEILLNAANIGFAAVSKFYGDLTGQMFAFFIVAIAASEVAVGLGLFIVWHKRRGTLDVDSMQSMHG